A segment of the Denticeps clupeoides chromosome 2, fDenClu1.1, whole genome shotgun sequence genome:
GCGATTgtaggctgcttttttttttttgtaatatctgtatgtatatgtatgaatgtataaatCGATCtattcttttccttttgttttgttttgttttgttttttttctttttgtttttttgtattttgttctaGATTGAggattgtttgagctgttttcttttgtaaccttctGAGAACCTTCTGCTCATGCTCTAActccaataaacaaagttttaaaacaaacaaataaataaataaaaactctgctgctaaaatgtatttttctcccTAAagtcctcatcttcctccactTATCCAGTCTGGGTCTCAGGggagcatcccaagtagggaatcccagacagccctctgcccagccacctccaccagctcctccggcaggaccccaaggcgttcccagaccacaCTGGAGATATAAATTCccggcctcctgccggcaggacatgcccgaaacacctcaactggctcctttcgATGTGTAGTAGCACTGAATGTTCGAGCTCCTcgccctatctctaaggctgcgcccggccaccctacggTGGAAACTCATTTTGGCCGCTTGTATCTGtgatctcgttctttcggtcattagccaaagctcatgaccataggtgacgattgggacgtagatcgaccggtaaattgagagccttgctttctggctcagctccctcttcaccacgacagatctgTTCAGCGTCCACATCACTGCAGATGCTGCCCCAATCCACCTGtcaatctcctgctcccttcttccctcacttgtGAACAAGACCCCCCAGATCCTTatactcctccacttgaggcagggcctcaagtggaggagtagGAGGACCTcggacccggagttggcaagccacccttttccagtgtagaaccatggtctcatatttggaggtgctgatcctcatcccagctgcttcacactcacactgcgAACCTagccagcaagagctgaagttCAGAgactgatgaagctaggaggaccacataatacgcaaaaagcagagacgagctTCTCCTGCAACCAAACACgtcaccctccacaccacggctgtgcctaggtggtgatcagttgacagcgccactcctctcttcacccgagtgtccaaaacatatgacTACAAAGTAAATCATCGACCTgtgacctaggctgccctggtaccaagtgtaccaatGGGCATCCTAATGTTCAAAtatggtgttcgttatggccaaactgcggctttCACAGAAGTCCCATAACaaaacaccactcgagttcagatctggcgagccattcctcccaatcacgcccctccaggtcatgcggCCATTGCCCAtgtgagcgttgaagtcccccagcaggacaatggagtccccagtcggagcactatctaacactcgtcccagggactcaaaaagggtgggtactttGAGCTGTTATCATGCACATAAGCGCCCTTTCAGGACCCTTTCTCCAACCCaaaggcgcagggaagctaccctcttgTCCCCCGgagtaaaccccaacaaacaggctgacaGTCTGGAGCTAACAACAAGCCAACCCCAACCCTCCGCCTCTAACccagagcaactccagcaaaggagaatgtccaacctctctcaaggacttgggttccagagccaatgctatgtgtcaaggtgagtccgactattTCTAGCTGGTatcgctcaacctcttccacaagctccagctccttccccgccagagaggtaacattccatgtcccaatagccagtttccttgttcGGAGATCGGAACGCCAAAGctcccgcctcggtctgccacccaaTCCGGATTGAACCGGACCCTTCGTGTTCCTCCtgtgggtggtgggtccacagttggatgagcccatgtatcaaGTTCGGGCTGGGCCCAGCCGGGCCCCATGGACGAAAGCACGGCCACCAGGCGCTCACTCACAGGCCCCAACCcaaggcctggctccagggagTTTTTTCAAAAGTATTTCCATGAAAAATTAATATTCAGTCCTGATATAAACACTCACTGtagagtctccagtttacagtgtggatcctccagtgctgtagagagaagttccactcctgaatcctgcagattattgatactcaggtccaggagtctcagacgtgaggagtttgatctgagagctgaggacagagctgaacagcaacCAGCTGAGAGTTTACAGAACTGCAGCctggaagaaacatgatgatccatcagattattaatcattattgctctataaaacacacacttttcatgaattttacatttagttttaataatttattcaaCTTTAATAATTTACTCAGATGATTTGATGTTTTTACTCAGAATGATGTTGAAggtgtttttctcctggatatTAAAAACTGTTTCATGATGAATTAAGAACATTACCTTTTCAACACTTTCTAAATATGAAACCATGTCTTGTATTaaactgattaaaataaaactatgctgctgaaatgtacttttttcCAGAAGTATTTCCATGAAAAATTAATGTCAGTCCTGATATAAACACTCACTGTAGAtcctccagtttacagtgcggatcctccagtgctgtagagagaagttccactcctgaatcctgcagattattgttaCTCAGGTCTAGGCAtctcagacgtgaggagtttgatctgagagctgaggacagagctgaacagctcacagctgagagggaacagcgctgcagcctggaagaaacatgatgatccatcagattattacaaaaaaaaaaaaactaaacctgTATGCACatatcttaaaaaataaaagtaacatACATAGGTCATTAATCTGTAGAAGCAGAGTCTACTAAAAACATTGTTTCACTATTTAAATCATCGTCCCACTTCTGTAAGTGGCAGGGAACCAGTGCAGGGATGTGAGAAGATCTGGACTCATGTTCTCTCTCCTCTTGGTGTTTGTTAGGATTCTAACAGCTGAATTTAGAAAAGCAGCTGTCTGGAGAGAGAACTGCAACCGTCTAACCTACAAGAGATAAAGTCATGAAGACATGTATCTAGGTCCTGTTTAATAGAATTATCCCTGGTTTCTAAGTATGATCTCTATAATCTGGGACTTGGATCAGTTTGTTTccagagaaacaggaaaaatacatgtacaaatagaaatataatttttctttattgtaaattacaaataaacaatgaacCCTTGCATTCTTAATCTATGATTTGAAGAAagttcatgttagtcttgttcTAACCTGAGGGTCTCCAGTTTACAGCATGAAGACTCCAGTCCAACACAGATGTGTTTCACTCCTGAATCCAGGATCTTGTTGTAACTCAGGTCCAGATCAGTCAGATGTGAGTCTGGTGACTGGAGAGCTGCTGCTACAGTCTTACAGGACGAAGCAGTGAGGTTACATCCACCCAGCCTgtaaagacagagaagatgtCAATCATATTTACAGCTGTGTGTTACATGATATTTTATGGATCATTTCAGCTGTAGTGACTGTTTGTCCTTACTGGACGCAAATTTATGTTATAAACTGTAAGACTGAAAGATCCTCAGTCAGGAACTCACCGAGCCTTTCTGCAGTTCCTCACTGCGATCATCAGTCTCTCACGACCACCATCATCTGTCTTGTATTTGTTCAGGTCGAACTCATCCAGAACATCCTCTGATACCAGGATCATGTAGGCCagtactgagcagtgggcaggtgaGAGATTTTTACCTGATTTCACCAACACATCAATCTCCTTATGCAGTGAAGAGTCTTTCATCTCAAGCAGGCAGAGCAGAAGATTCATGGCTCTTTCAGTGGAGATGTTCTTTTTTCCTGATAAATTTGTCAAGACAATTTTGTGTggtttgttctgtttgttcattttctttttgatgtACTGACTTGTTCTCTGGAGACTCTCTGAGCTGCTCTCTGTTTGGGGCAGGAGACCTTGTAGAAGTTCCTTGTTGGACTCCAGTGAAATTCCCAGGAGAAAACGGAGGAAAAGATCCAGATGTCCGTTCTCACTCTGTAGGGATTTATCAACAGTAGCTTTCAGCAGATCATCCAGTGAGACTTTCTTCTGTCTTGTAAGAAACGTCTCCAGTTCTTCCATGTTGTTGCTCACATAGCAGTAAAACACCCAGAAAGCAGCAAGAAACTCCTGGATGCTCAGGTGCACAAAGCAGTAGATCTTCTTCTGCTGAAACACAGATTCCTCCTTAAAGATCTCAGTGCACATCCCAGAGTAGACTGAGGCAGCAGTGACGTCTATTCCACACTCTCTCAGGTCTTCTTCATAAAACAAGAGGTTTCCCTTCTCCAGCTGGTTGAAGGCCAGTTTAGCCAGTTTCAGAACAACCTCTTTATTTGACTGCAGGAgcttctgtctgtccatctcacTCCTCTCATTGtacttctggttcttcatgttggtctggatgatcaggaagtgggtgaacatctcagtcagagtTCTGGGGATTTCTTTACTGTCGTCCTGGAGCAGCACTTCCTGAAGAACAGTGGCTGAGATCCAGCAGAAGACGGGGATGTGACACATGATGTAGAGGCTCCTTGATGTCTTCATGTGAGAGATGATTTTGTTGGCTTGAGTCTCACCTCTGATCCTCTTCCTGAAGAACTCCTCCTTCTGAGGGTCATTAAACCCTCGCACTTCTGTTACCTGGCTGATGTGTTCAG
Coding sequences within it:
- the LOC114784942 gene encoding NACHT, LRR and PYD domains-containing protein 12-like isoform X1; its protein translation is MKSDGSMEPPPAFSGDSTPCDQSVWTTGTHTAPSGYQNLITNDPTINRSRDTSLWDSLSKMSVCGDGEEGDTGPHQTHRPESPVSSCVSMKSDWSMDRPPNFSGDSTLCDQSVWRTGTHTAPSGHQNLITNDPTINRSRDTNPDVVLQRVLETHKSSMKRKVEHICEGILNPENQTLLKSIYTELYITEGESEGVNKEHEVQQIEAAHRRRRRDTPINCNDIFEASPGHEKHIRTVMTKGVAGIGKTVSVHKFILDWAEGAANQDVDFIFLLPFRGMNLVKDEGYSLHQLLLKFHPELQELEDTQKYEGCKMIFIFDGLDESRIQLNLQILEQKLCDVTQTSSVGVVITNLIQGNLLPSALIWITSRPAAANQIPAEHISQVTEVRGFNDPQKEEFFRKRIRGETQANKIISHMKTSRSLYIMCHIPVFCWISATVLQEVLLQDDSKEIPRTLTEMFTHFLIIQTNMKNQKYNERSEMDRQKLLQSNKEVVLKLAKLAFNQLEKGNLLFYEEDLRECGIDVTAASVYSGMCTEIFKEESVFQQKKIYCFVHLSIQEFLAAFWVFYCYVSNNMEELETFLTRQKKVSLDDLLKATVDKSLQSENGHLDLFLRFLLGISLESNKELLQGLLPQTESSSESLQRTSQYIKKKMNKQNKPHKIVLTNLSGKKNISTERAMNLLLCLLEMKDSSLHKEIDVLVKSGKNLSPAHCSVLAYMILVSEDVLDEFDLNKYKTDDGGRERLMIAVRNCRKARLGGCNLTASSCKTVAAALQSPDSHLTDLDLSYNKILDSGVKHICVGLESSCCKLETLRLQRCSLSAVSCSALSSALRSNSSRLRCLDLSNNNLQDSGVELLSTALEDPHCKLEDLQLQFCKLSAGCCSALSSALRSNSSRLRLLDLSINNLQDSGVELLSTALEDPHCKLETLQLYDCSLSAVSCSALSSVLRSNSSHLRLLSFNNLQDSGVELLSTALEDPHCKLEKLR
- the LOC114784942 gene encoding NLR family CARD domain-containing protein 3-like isoform X2, giving the protein MKSDGSMEPPPAFSGDSTPCDQSVWTTGTHTAPSGYQNLITNDPTINRSRDTSLWDSLSKMSVCGDGEEGDTGPHQTHRPESPVSSCVSMKSDWSMDRPPNFSGDSTLCDQSVWRTGTHTAPSGHQNLITNDPTINRSRDTNPDVVLQRVLETHKSSMKRKVEHICEGILNPENQTLLKSIYTELYITEGESEGVNKEHEVQQIEAAHRRRRRDTPINCNDIFEASPGHEKHIRTVMTKGVAGIGKTVSVHKFILDWAEGAANQDVDFIFLLPFRGMNLVKDEGYSLHQLLLKFHPELQELEDTQKYEGCKMIFIFDGLDESRIQLNLQILEQKLCDVTQTSSVGVVITNLIQGNLLPSALIWITSRPAAANQIPAEHISQVTEVRGFNDPQKEEFFRKRIRGETQANKIISHMKTSRSLYIMCHIPVFCWISATVLQEVLLQDDSKEIPRTLTEMFTHFLIIQTNMKNQKYNERSEMDRQKLLQSNKEVVLKLAKLAFNQLEKGNLLFYEEDLRECGIDVTAASVYSGMCTEIFKEESVFQQKKIYCFVHLSIQEFLAAFWVFYCYVSNNMEELETFLTRQKKVSLDDLLKATVDKSLQSENGHLDLFLRFLLGISLESNKELLQGLLPQTESSSESLQRTSQYIKKKMNKQNKPHKIVLTNLSGKKNISTERAMNLLLCLLEMKDSSLHKEIDVLVKSGKNLSPAHCSVLAYMILVSEDVLDEFDLNKYKTDDGGRERLMIAVRNCRKARLGGCNLTASSCKTVAAALQSPDSHLTDLDLSYNKILDSGVKHICVGLESSCCKLETLRLDGCSSLSRQLLF